The sequence GTCTCTGGTCAAAAAACCGAAGATCCTACTGCTGGACGAACCGTTCGGCGCCCTCGACCCGGGGATCCGTGCCGATATGCACGCGCTGATCCTCGACCTGTGGAAGAAGAACAACCTTACCGTCGTCATGGTGACCCATGACCTGCACGAGGGGTTCTACCTCGGCACGCGTCTGCTGGTCTTCGACAAGGTCCGCCACGACCCGCAGGCCCCCAACGCCTACGGTGCGCGCATCACCTACGATATCCCCGTCGGGGATACGCGCGACTCCGTGCTCAAAGAGATCGACCAGACCTTCAAGGTCTGAACCCTATTCGGAAGAGATGCTCTTCCCGTGCCGCAGGACGACCTGCGGCATCGCGACGTCCGGGACGGCCCGAAAACTTTGAAGGAGATACAGTGATAACTGAACACGAAAACCTGAAACCAGAATCCATCATCCTCGACGAGGTGCTCCCGGGCGGTGCGCGCTGGTCGAAGATCATCAAACGCGGCGACAAGCTGCGCATCACGACCAAGGACGGGCTGGGCACGCTCAGCGCGATGTTCTACAACGCCGATAACACCGCGGAGCGTTTCAACTCCGCCGACACGGTCAAACTTCAGCACAATGCCTACTTCTGCAAAGGGCGGGTCTTCTATTCCGAGCAGGGACGCGTCCTGCTCTCCATTACGGAAGATACGACTGAAGGTCTCTTCGATGCCATCGGCGGCATCAGCAACCCGCGCATCGTCGCGAAAAACTTCGGCGAGGGTGACTTCGAGCATATCCGCAACCGTTATTACAAAAGCGACCGCGAAAACTTCCTCGTCGAACTGGGCAAATACGGCATGGGCAAACGCGACATGATCCAGGCAATCAACTTCTTCAGACGGGTCGACGTCAAAGAGGGCAACAAGCTGGCACTTTCCGAAAGACGTCCGCAGCCTTTGAGTTACATCGAGCTGCGTGCGGAGATGAACGTCCTGCTGGTGCTCTCCAACACGCCGCATGTCATGGAAACGGGAACATACAACCCCAGCGACGTCCAGCTGACGCTGTTTAAAGCGGCCCCGGTCACCGAAGATGATTACTGCATGAACTTCAGTATCCAGTCCAAACGTGCGTTCCAGAACAACGCACGCTATTTTGCCTGAGGAGCGCGTGATGAAAAGAGATATCGAAACAGCCGTTTACAACCACAAACTGCCGGCGGGCGTGCCGTGGAGCTACGTCGTGAAAAAAGGCCAGACGCTGCGTATCGTCGACCTTGAGGGGTGCCAGGCCGTCGACACGCTGTTTTACAATGCCAATGATCACGAAGAGCGCTACTCTGCCAACGATACGATCCGCGAACAGGGGAGCATCTTCGTTACGACGGGTACCCAGCTGATCTCCACCGACGACAACGTCATGATGACGATCACCGACGATACCTGCGGCAACCACGATACCCTGGGCGGCCACTGCAGCGCGGAGAGCAACACCGTGCGCTACGGCCACAATACGAAGTACATGCACAGCTGCCGCGACAACTACCTGTTCGAGATCGGCGAGCGCGAGATGGACCCGCGCGACCTCACGAACAACATCAACTTCTTCATGAACGTGCCGATCGAGGAGAACGGTTTCCTGATCATCGTCGACGGGATCTCCAAACCGGGAGACTACGTCGATATGAAAGCGGAGATGGACACGCTGGTGCTGATCTCGAACTGCCCGCAGCTCAACAACCCGTGCAACGCGTTCAACCCGACGCCGATCCAGCTGATCGTCTGGGACGACTGAGACGATGAAAAAGACGACACGGCTTCTGCGCTTCGAAGATGCATGGCTGCCGAACCTGGCGGCATGGGCCTATATGCTCGGCGCCTACGTGGGCGGTTTTGCCGCCATCATGGCCGACGCGCTGTGGCTCAACGCCGCCGGGGTGCTTCTGCTGGCACACGGCATGGTCATCGCCGCGTACTTTATCCACGAGTGCGCCCACGATTCACTCTTCAGGCTGCCGATCAACAACCACCGTTTCGGAGAGGTATTGCTCTGGATCTGCGGCGCGTCGTACAGTGATTACGAGGCGATACGGATGAAGCATGTCCGCCATCACTTGGACCGTGCCGATGTCGTCTCGTTCGATTTCCGCACCCGCCTGCCCCACTACCCGAAACTGCTCAAGACGATCCAGGTTTTGGAGTGGTTCTACATTCCCGCCCTCGAGATCATGATGCACGCCCTGGTCG is a genomic window of Sulfurimonas sp. HSL1-2 containing:
- a CDS encoding urea amidolyase associated protein UAAP1 — encoded protein: MITEHENLKPESIILDEVLPGGARWSKIIKRGDKLRITTKDGLGTLSAMFYNADNTAERFNSADTVKLQHNAYFCKGRVFYSEQGRVLLSITEDTTEGLFDAIGGISNPRIVAKNFGEGDFEHIRNRYYKSDRENFLVELGKYGMGKRDMIQAINFFRRVDVKEGNKLALSERRPQPLSYIELRAEMNVLLVLSNTPHVMETGTYNPSDVQLTLFKAAPVTEDDYCMNFSIQSKRAFQNNARYFA
- a CDS encoding urea amidolyase associated protein UAAP2; this translates as MKRDIETAVYNHKLPAGVPWSYVVKKGQTLRIVDLEGCQAVDTLFYNANDHEERYSANDTIREQGSIFVTTGTQLISTDDNVMMTITDDTCGNHDTLGGHCSAESNTVRYGHNTKYMHSCRDNYLFEIGEREMDPRDLTNNINFFMNVPIEENGFLIIVDGISKPGDYVDMKAEMDTLVLISNCPQLNNPCNAFNPTPIQLIVWDD